A region of Pseudarthrobacter sp. NIBRBAC000502770 DNA encodes the following proteins:
- a CDS encoding carbohydrate ABC transporter permease, whose protein sequence is MTTTTDHGLAGHSPRLSEGLPVTTPNRKKFNWSFAARILLLLLAAALTLGPVLWTLTTSLRSPSESFKLPPSFIPWNPDFTSYGEVFKQLNIFLLVLNSALVTGVIAVGQMVSAALAGYAFAHLKFRGRGALFSIVLATMMVPVQVTIVPVFMLIRGMGLSDTLLALILPAIPTAFGTFLMRQYFMGLPAELAEAASIDGASPWRTFRSVYAPLAMPGMAIVGILAFNFHWNEFFRPLILTISEQNFTLPLGLVSLQGNLGTGSISVVLAGVVLSMIPALVVFIFGQRALQDGLTAGTGK, encoded by the coding sequence ATGACAACCACAACTGACCACGGCCTGGCCGGACATTCCCCCCGGCTCTCCGAAGGCCTCCCCGTCACCACGCCCAACCGGAAGAAGTTCAATTGGAGCTTCGCCGCCCGGATCCTCCTGCTGCTGCTCGCCGCCGCGCTGACGCTCGGTCCGGTGCTCTGGACCCTGACCACGTCGCTGCGGTCGCCGTCGGAATCCTTCAAGCTGCCGCCGTCGTTCATACCCTGGAACCCGGATTTCACCTCCTACGGGGAAGTGTTCAAGCAGCTGAATATTTTCCTGCTGGTCCTCAACAGCGCCCTGGTCACCGGCGTGATCGCGGTAGGCCAGATGGTCTCCGCCGCCTTGGCCGGCTACGCGTTCGCGCACCTGAAATTCCGCGGACGCGGGGCGCTGTTCTCGATCGTGCTGGCCACAATGATGGTGCCCGTACAGGTGACGATCGTCCCCGTCTTCATGCTGATCCGCGGCATGGGCCTGTCCGATACCCTGCTCGCTCTGATCCTGCCGGCCATCCCGACGGCGTTCGGCACGTTCCTGATGCGCCAGTACTTCATGGGGCTGCCGGCCGAACTAGCCGAAGCCGCCTCGATCGACGGCGCCAGCCCGTGGCGGACATTCCGTTCCGTGTACGCGCCGCTTGCGATGCCCGGCATGGCGATCGTGGGAATCCTGGCATTCAACTTCCACTGGAATGAGTTCTTCCGCCCGCTGATCCTCACCATTTCCGAACAGAACTTCACCCTTCCGCTGGGCCTGGTCTCACTGCAGGGCAACCTGGGCACCGGAAGCATCTCGGTGGTCCTGGCAGGCGTGGTCCTGTCCATGATTCCCGCGCTGGTGGTCTTTATCTTCGGCCAACGCGCCCTGCAGGACGGCCTCACGGCCGGAACCGGCAAGTAA
- a CDS encoding glycoside hydrolase family 32 protein, giving the protein MTSPDLAAVHPCTVTFDDVAAAHPDPAFPRFHPRPAQGWINDPNGISFINGRYHVFFQYNPDSARHHRIAWGHVSSADLVRWEEHPVALRPQDGGPDEYGCWTGVVTDDDGVPTAAYSGVRSDGGHSQVVIARGSEDLVSWEQAGHVAATMPADGLVIAVRDPFIFRFNGRRYAMQGAGLANGHAALLLYTVDALSDWKYQGIWLTSENPVAGTFTPAEIWECPQLVQVPDTGAPGGGTWLMMFSLWLAGDSHEHANGVGHLIGSLSEDPATGLPAFTPRTGGKSDLGRDFYAPQVVSLENRALLWGWANEGPGRDGRRGRSQEEIDAAGWAGVLTFPRELSIVDGSLAVSPAPEVDAYRGELRTGRTSGTVSLPAFAEAVVRAGAKGLVELLLVGNGSRQVVFSGSVDAGEELRVFVDASLVEVYRTGSVATTLRAYPAAGEEWQLSLPAGATADVWSLARPA; this is encoded by the coding sequence ATGACCTCCCCGGACCTCGCTGCCGTCCACCCCTGCACCGTCACCTTCGACGACGTAGCCGCCGCCCACCCCGATCCCGCTTTCCCCCGCTTCCACCCGCGCCCCGCGCAGGGCTGGATCAACGATCCCAATGGCATCAGCTTCATCAACGGCCGGTACCACGTGTTCTTCCAGTACAACCCGGACTCGGCCCGGCACCACAGGATCGCCTGGGGACACGTGAGCTCGGCGGACCTGGTCCGCTGGGAGGAGCACCCGGTGGCGCTCCGCCCGCAGGACGGCGGTCCGGACGAGTACGGCTGCTGGACAGGGGTGGTGACGGACGACGACGGTGTTCCCACCGCTGCGTACTCCGGCGTCCGCAGCGACGGGGGCCACTCCCAGGTGGTCATCGCCCGCGGCTCGGAGGACCTTGTCAGCTGGGAGCAGGCAGGCCACGTTGCGGCAACCATGCCAGCCGACGGACTGGTCATCGCGGTACGGGACCCCTTCATTTTCCGCTTCAACGGCAGGCGCTACGCGATGCAGGGCGCCGGACTGGCCAACGGGCACGCCGCGCTGCTGCTCTATACCGTGGATGCTTTGTCCGACTGGAAGTACCAGGGCATCTGGCTGACCTCCGAGAACCCGGTGGCCGGCACATTCACCCCGGCGGAGATCTGGGAATGCCCGCAGCTGGTGCAGGTGCCCGACACCGGCGCCCCTGGCGGGGGCACCTGGCTAATGATGTTCTCGCTCTGGCTCGCCGGCGACTCCCACGAACACGCCAACGGGGTGGGCCACCTGATCGGATCGCTGTCCGAAGACCCTGCCACAGGGCTGCCCGCGTTCACGCCGCGGACCGGCGGAAAGTCCGACCTGGGCCGCGACTTCTACGCCCCGCAAGTGGTGTCGCTGGAGAACCGGGCCCTGTTGTGGGGCTGGGCCAACGAAGGTCCGGGTCGGGACGGGCGCCGCGGCCGCAGCCAGGAAGAGATCGACGCCGCCGGGTGGGCGGGGGTCCTGACCTTCCCGCGCGAGCTTTCGATAGTGGACGGTTCCCTTGCGGTCAGCCCCGCCCCGGAAGTGGATGCCTACCGCGGAGAGCTGCGCACCGGCCGGACATCCGGGACGGTGTCGTTGCCAGCCTTCGCCGAGGCTGTGGTGAGGGCAGGCGCAAAGGGCCTGGTGGAACTGCTCCTGGTGGGGAACGGAAGCCGGCAGGTGGTCTTCAGCGGCAGCGTCGACGCAGGGGAGGAACTGCGGGTGTTCGTGGACGCCTCCCTGGTGGAGGTGTACCGTACAGGCTCGGTGGCAACCACACTGCGTGCCTACCCGGCAGCGGGGGAGGAGTGGCAACTGAGCCTTCCCGCTGGGGCAACTGCGGACGTGTGGAGCCTGGCCAGGCCCGCGTAG
- a CDS encoding carbohydrate ABC transporter permease, translating to MSTTTPPRERPKRAAGRASTTTARTSGTSGTGGGSTTGGRSAARHNQRWLAWIFLAPTILGMGLFTLIPIVASVVLAFFRWDIISAPTFVGFDNFSEVVQDPTVRVSFLNTIVFVVVAVALQLGLALALAVMVQEKMPAWLRVFFRSAFFFPLILSAASVSIFMRYLFNEQFGVVNWFLSLVGIPAVPWLTTPGGSAAVVILVYVWQNFGFSFLLFIGGLASIPVETYEAAAIDGATGWRKHLHVTLPLLSPTTLVASVMAIISALQVFDQPYVLTRGGPGDSTRTAVMVIFESAFQRLEFGQASAIGVLLTLIIMAITAAQFRLSKRFVFYQ from the coding sequence ATGAGCACCACCACCCCGCCCCGGGAACGGCCCAAGCGGGCGGCCGGCCGGGCAAGTACGACGACGGCCCGCACGTCCGGCACCAGCGGCACCGGCGGTGGCAGCACCACCGGCGGCCGCAGCGCAGCCAGGCACAACCAGCGCTGGCTGGCCTGGATCTTCCTGGCACCCACCATCCTGGGCATGGGCCTCTTCACTTTGATCCCCATCGTGGCCTCGGTTGTCCTGGCCTTCTTCCGCTGGGACATCATTTCGGCACCAACCTTCGTGGGCTTCGACAACTTCTCGGAAGTGGTCCAGGACCCCACCGTGCGGGTTTCCTTCCTGAATACCATCGTGTTCGTGGTGGTGGCCGTGGCACTCCAGCTGGGACTCGCCCTGGCACTGGCGGTCATGGTGCAGGAGAAGATGCCGGCATGGCTGCGGGTGTTCTTCCGGTCCGCGTTCTTCTTTCCGCTGATCCTGTCCGCCGCCTCGGTGTCCATCTTCATGCGGTACCTCTTCAACGAACAGTTCGGCGTGGTCAACTGGTTCCTGTCCCTGGTGGGCATCCCCGCCGTGCCCTGGCTGACCACCCCCGGCGGATCGGCCGCCGTCGTGATCCTGGTGTACGTCTGGCAGAACTTCGGCTTCAGCTTCCTCCTGTTCATCGGCGGACTGGCCTCCATTCCTGTCGAGACATACGAGGCAGCCGCGATTGACGGCGCCACCGGCTGGCGCAAGCACCTCCACGTGACGCTGCCGCTGCTGAGCCCCACCACCCTGGTCGCGTCGGTCATGGCCATCATCAGCGCCCTGCAGGTCTTCGACCAGCCCTACGTCCTGACCCGAGGCGGCCCCGGTGACTCCACCCGCACCGCCGTCATGGTGATTTTCGAATCAGCCTTCCAGAGGCTCGAATTCGGCCAGGCGTCCGCCATCGGCGTGCTGCTCACGCTGATCATCATGGCCATCACGGCCGCGCAATTCCGGCTCAGCAAACGATTCGTCTTCTACCAGTGA